The sequence below is a genomic window from Oncorhynchus nerka isolate Pitt River linkage group LG7, Oner_Uvic_2.0, whole genome shotgun sequence.
AGTTAATTTTATTATCAGATAATTTCACtaattgtaagtcactctggaaagTGTCTAGTAAAGgactaaaatataaatgtaagTATTTCTGATGGATTTCAGCACTTCTCTGACTCACGATGCAAAACACTTCTCATCGATCAATTTTTATCCTGAACACGATCCATGGCTTGGAAATTGATTTATAGAAAGCTGCAGTCCCAGGAGAAAGAGGGAAATTGTGAACAGAGAGCTTAGTGAAAATGATTACATGCTCACAACTACCACCTCCCTCTTACTTTCTCTACATGTGCACTATAAATTAGCTTACCCTTCATTACTTAAAATGACTTGGGAAAAGTAATATTTGATTTCTTCCCTGATGGCTCAGTTGATTACAAATCTGAGACTCATAATCAATAGTAATTTATTAATTTCTGTAATATTAAGATAGGCTACTGATTTTTAAATAGTATCTTATATGCTTTATTTGATAGATGGGAAACGGAGATATATATTAAAGGAAGACAAAATGTGTAGATTCAGGAATTGAACCCTGGTGTCATTGCATATCTGCAAATAGTGTTTCCACTCAACTTCAGGGGCTGTGTATTTTTAGTAGGACTTTGGATGTTGCATTAAGTAAATATTGCCTGATGAACACTGGGCAATAAGGGCATGGCCCTCCCACAGGTCACTGTGGCATGAGGAAATACCTGAATAACAGGGAGACAAAATCCCTAACATGGCAACGACCCGTGTGTgtgggggagatgagggaggagagagtgctTTCTTAATAAAGACACTTGTCACAACCATTGGACTTACCATCCATTTGCCTTTAGTTTGAACAACTGCCTGCTGCTAATCCCAATACTGAGCTGGACATGGCATTCAATGGACAATGGAAAATCCACAGTCAGGAGAACCATGAAGAGTTTCTTAAAGCAATGGGTGAGAACTCACATACATTTCTTACAACCATCTCAGTGTGTTTAATGGCAGTATTGTGTTCTAGAACTTTGTCAATAATGGTTATGTTTTATGTCGTAATTatgttcttcagctgtccctgaGATGTTGATCAAAATGATCAAGGGTGTCAAGCCAACGACAATAATTGAGCAGAAGGGCGACGACTTCACCATCAGAGTTGAGACTCCCCTCCGTACTGTCACCAACTCATTCACTATAGGGAAGGAGGCAGAAATCACTGCCATGGATGGGAGAAAGTTTAAGGTAATTTATCAATCATGAAATGGTATGTGACGTGCATGGACCTATTGCCATGAGAGTGTGAAGAGCATCACAAAGCTTTGTTTATTTGCATGGTGCTATGTGTCCATCTCCTTTGCTCTAGTTTGATATACACTACTATTCAAAACTTTGGgaacacttagaaatgtccttgtttttgaaagaaaagcaaccatcactcctgtgttccaatggcacgttgtgtttgcTAATCCACATTTATCATTTTAAAATCATTAGAAACaaaactgttgtgctaattaaagaaacaataaaactggccttctttagactagttgagtatctggagcatcaacatttgtgggttcgattacaggctcaaaatgaccagaaacaaagaactttcttctgaaactcgtcagtctattcttgttctgagaaatgaaggcttttccatgcgagaaattgccaagaaactgaacatctcatacagcgctgtgtactactcccttgtACTCGCTGTGTACTACaccgcaaactggctctaaccagaatagaaagaggagtgggaggccccggtgcacaactgagcaagaggacaagtacattagagtgtctagtttgacaaACAGACGGCTCACAAGTCTCCAACTGGaagctttattaaatagtaccctcaaaacaccagtctcaacgtcaacagtgaagaggcgactccaggatgatGGCCTTCTAGCCAGAGTTGCAAAGAACAGGCCATATCTCacactggccaataaaaataaaagattacgATGGGCCAAAGAACATAGAtgatggacagaggaagattgggaaAAAGTGTTAttgacagacaaatctaagtttgaggtgtttggatcacaaagaagaatattcgtgagacgcagaaaaaattcAAAGATGCAGGAGGAGTGCTtgatgccatctgtcaagcagggtggaggcaatgtgatggtctgggggttcTTGGGTGGTGggaaagtgggagatttgtacagggtaaaaggggtcttgaagaaggaaggctatcccTCCATTTTACAACGCCATGTCATACCCTGTGGACAGGacacttaattggagccaatttcctcctacgacaggaaaatgacccaaagcacagctccaaactatgcaagaactatttagggaagaaacagtcagctggtattatgtctataatggagtggccaggaCAGTCatcggatctcaaccctattgagctgttgtaggAGCAGCTTGactgtatggtacgtaagaagtgcccatcaagccaatccaatttaTGGGAgctgcttcaggaagcatggggtgaaatctcttcagaatGACAACTAGAAtaccaaaggtctgcaaggctataattgctgcaaatggaggattctttgacgaaagcaaagttttaaggacacaattattatttcaatgaaaaatcattatttataaccttgtcaacatcttgactatatttccaattcattttgcaactcatttcatgtatgttttcatggaaaacaaggacatttctaagtgaccccagacttttgaacggtagtatagaCATAGGTGCAGCTGCAGCAGGGTGTGTGAGTGTTTTGTGTTTACTCTCTGACCCATAGTGTACTGCCAGACTGGAGGATGGGAAGCTCATCTGCGATACAGAGAAGTTCTCCCACATCCGAGAAATCCAAGGGGAAAACATGGTTGAGGTAAAGGGCATCCCTCCACTTCTATATTTTATGTTGTAAAATACACTTAATTGGATGCACTTTGTCCAAATGTCCTAGCAGTTGGTCTCCAATTACAGTAGCACTGCCcctcaaaaaataaataacaatgaaTTGCCAGCCTGATTCAATCTGTGGTTGTTcattcatgttgttctgtgttaGTGACTGTCCTCTTTCCCATTTTTTCCAGACTATCACTGCGGCCTCAACAACCCTCACCAGGATAAGCAAGAGAGTCTGATCTCTAAAGCCACAGAGACAAGGATTACATGTTCAATTAATTCATTTAAATGACCTTTTATTTCAGGTAATATAATAGCTATAAAATATTACATTAAAATGACAAATGACTCGACATTGCATCTGCTCATTTTATGTCTAATTTAGACACATGCATTTTAAAGGCCCCAAAGCAAATGTACTTCCCTAACAAAACCAATACAAAATGGATGGCTTTTCCTGACACCTTGTGGTTATTGAATAATCTGCCATCATTGTAGTACTCAGCAACAAATGTAAACTTGTGGGATCATGTTTTCACTTCATCATTAACTAGCAAATGTAGACATAAATGACCAGCTCATAATTGTGTTTATTTCATATTTTATCTGGattttatcatttaaaaaaaagaaagaaaagaaaattcCTCAACAATTTCAATGAATCCTAATGGGGGAAAGCAAAAACTCATGGTCACATCGTCATCTTCATCCTGTAAAGCAAGAACACAGACAAGAACAATTTAGAGGAGAGGCATTTTACATTATACCAATCAACATTTGTGACTGAATTCACACTGACTGTGtgtaagtcccaaatggcaccctattccctatgtagtgcactgcttttgaccagtgCCCACTGTGGATTTTCCATTGATAAAATGTTGAGTTAATAAAGTCACATAcaaggcagctccaaaattcaggtgtttcagcctagctcagtgctttctttggTGGAGGTAATCTTCTCTTATTGCCCCGTGATtgactcagtgttctgtcactcatggggacactatgtcGCTGCAAGATCTACAGGGCGAGCTAGAAAGTTCAAGCCCCCTTGCGTGCTGCCAAACATTTACATTAGAAGTGACCATCCCCCACAGATAAGAtaatgtcaaatcacgttatatctaccgtagctttttTTGGacagatcatgtcaacatcatactttcaaaatcttagctatcTACCTAGACAAGCAGTTATCATCAAGAATCAcattgacaatctactggcaaatccttgtcatatgaaaataaattatagataaaacatatcagtgctcatcggccattggacttAAACATTTCAAAACAAGTTGGAAATCAACAGTgattggtttggaaggaatcagtggccaACTGATTGGGCTttggtcaccaaagccccatattctacccaccactgcgacctgtatgctctcgttggctgggcctcgcttcatattcgtcaccaaacccactggctccaggtcatctacaagtctctgctggctaaagccccaccttatctcagctcactggtcactatagcagcacccacccgtagcacgcgctccagcaggtatatttcactggtcacccccaaagccatttcctccctttggccgcctttccttacagttctctgctgccaatgactggaattaattgcaaaaatcacttaagctggagacccatatctccctcactaactttaagcaccagctgtaagagcagctcacagatcacttcacctatacatagcccatctgtaaatagccaatccaactacctcatccccatactgttatttatttttttgctcctttgcaccccagtatctctacttgcacattcatcttctgctctatcactccagtgtttaattgctatattgtaattatttcaccactatggcctatttattgccttacctcccttatcttacctcatttgcacacactgtatatagacttttttttctcaattgtgttattgactgtatgtttgtttattccatgtgtaacgctgtgttgttgtttgtgtcgcactgctttgctttatattcgccaggtcgcagttgtaactgaactttttctcaactagcctacctggttaaataaaggtttaataaaaaactgcaagcgttgcaaagcaatcactattttTCTTCCCCAGCCTGTTATtaggtggagagggtgtgtggtccaagtctgggtttaagcgCCATGCTTAAAAAGATAAGCATTCACACACAACACCATGCGCCAGAAAATGTTGAATACATTGGGCATGCTGTCattccagcatgacttctgccgcgttcaaaacaactgggaactccaaCTCGGTTTGAACAGTCATCAGATTCGGGAACTTGGGcgtctttctagagctccgacctgaagctCACTGACGTCACGATTCAAGGTTGTTTCCCCCcgtgttcccagttgtcttgaaagcaccatcaatccagagaatgccagactttgatgactaAATGATAAAATAATGCACTAATGGAGAAAAAAGTAACAATGGTCAAATGCAACCAGTTAATGATTCTAGATGTGATGATCATTTTCAAAGGCTATGTCCAAACTACATGGAGTTTACATCATAATGATAGGTAGCCTATGTAATAGTCGGATTGGCCTGAGTTCAGTTCTTTATACGTCACGCTTCCTCTGCTGGGTGTGATTacgcaccataacagtagatggcACTACATTTATTTTCGTGCTTTCACGAATCCGCGAAGTAAAGTATGCGCCTGCGCATTCGGTTTTCCACACAGCTCGACAACTAGAAATACTTTTCTGTTAAACCCAAAACAGAGAGCGAAAATATTTGATGTAAAGCTGCATTCTtgctttatatattttttttagcaTGGCCAGATATTTGAGACCTCCAAATACATCTCTTTTCATCAGAAACATTTCCGATGAATCCAGGTGAGTTCATATTTAAACATATTTCCCCGGCCCCAGTTCCTTGCGGTTAAATGAGGTCAGAATTCTATACCCCAAGCTAACGTCATTAGGCCAATGCTAGTCTGCTAGCCACGCGATTCTGCCTGATCAAAGACGATTGTGGCTTGGCCCTACAGTTGTGCAAGGTAGACCCACTGGCTAAACTCAAGTCATAAACCAAGAAAAAATTACTAACTATAAACATTTGGACAAACTTGTTTCATTCGTCCTAacaggctagctaacgttagctatagcTTCAGTTCCACACTTACGTTTTAAAACAGTTACCCTACTACATAGTTTAACAAAATTAGAATATAACGTTAAATGGCAAAAAAAGACTAGTAAGTTATAGGGGGGATGTAAGTTGGCCTATCTGTAAGGTATTTTGTTTGCAAAGAGAAAACTACATAGGCCTACACACGGGTGATTGTTCTATTAGCGTTATCCGTTCATGGATGTAAGGTACATTTCAGAGTGTGTGAGTTATGCATAGACAAAGTTTAAATTGTGTCAGTTTTCATGCAAAGAAGTGTCATCGTATTGCCCAACAGAAGCCACCGACCGGTCTGTCTGTGGCTCCTTTGGTGGTGCTACTTTTCCTCCTGGTCATTGAAGTGACATTTCTATCCTCTACGGTATTCAGGCCTGAGGATTTGCGCCGTGAGTTTGGTCGTTATGGGCCAGTAGTAGACGTCTACATTCCACTTGACTTCTATTCACGCCGACCAAGAGGATTTGCATATATTCAATATCCTTTCCCTTCTAAAGTGAGAATTATGAAATCTGTCTTTTCTATTATAATTGTCTTAATTTTGAATGTTGTAAGATAACATGTTTTCTCTCAGATAATGTCTTAAGCAGTAAGGCTTGGTTGTGTGATTGATTGATGTGACTTTGCATTCTGTATGTACACAATGAAGTACTTTTTAATATCTAACTTACATTTCTCTGTTGCCCCAGAAAATGTAAAGGCATCCAGTTGTTGTGGAGCCTGGAGAAAGAGTAAGAATGTCCGGTGTAGAGTAGATCTAAAGACAAGCCGCAAAAGACCGCCAGGAtgcaagaaacagagagagggaaaggttgAAAGAGAATTTAAAGCTTGAAGAAACAAAGAGGAAAAAGAGGGGACAGAGTCAAGGCTTGGATATGTCATCAAAAGAAAGAGGAAAAGGGAAGAGATTAAAGGGCAAAGACAAGCAGGAAACCCAAGTTCTTCTGGGAGGCGATTAAAGAGCATAAAGATCAAGATGAAAGTCAAAGTCAAGCATGTTTAAGGTAACAAACCTGAATTCTTTTGTATCCTCACAAAAAAAATGAATCAACAAATATTACATGAAAATCAATCAATAAATAGCCAATGTGAAAATTTGATTCTTAATTGAACTAAGAAATTGTTACTCTTATCAATATATTTTGCATTCGATAATATAATTTGAAACTGAAGCGGTATTGATTCCTCAGTGCAAGCCATCAAATAAGAGACATATTATTGAAACATGTTTGCCTCATCTTCAATCTTGAGAAGAACACAACATTGTCATAACAAATGTGTTCCAGAACCTAAGCTTTGCTTTATGCTGTCAGCCAATATGGCTTCCATTTCGATTAAGTGGCAGAAGATGCATTGTATTACAACAGTATTGCTGAAAAGAATGTAGCCACATAAGAGCACATGTAAGAACCTTAACAGCTCAGCAAGTTTGAAGATGTGCGCGACGCTGAAGATGCTCTTCACAACCTGGACAGGAAGTGGGTGTGTGGCCGACAGATTGAAATCCAGTTTGCGCAGGGAGACCGAAAGAGTAAGGCAGTTTCACAAATGTCCTGTGTTTCATGAAGTAACACTGTACAGTATCAAGCAGAATTTCTTGTTCGTGATTTACTGATGTTACTTTCAGCTGTAAATTCAAATAGATGTTTTCGATCTCACGTGGTCCAACTGCAATACCTTTTCAAGGAAAGCTAAACcactgtgtactgtatgtttgctTGGTGGGTTTCTCTCTTCTCCCAAACCCCCTTTTTTTCCATCACAGCACCCAATCAGATGAAAGGAAAGGAGGGGGGATCTTCGCGCAGCTCTTCGCGGCATGATGATCGAGATTATGATCGGGACAGTCGTCGTAGGCGTTCTCGCAGCCGTAGCTACCAAAGACGCAGGTCACGCAGCCCATCCTACGATCGCCGGCCCAGACGCTCTGAGAGTCCCAGAGAGTAAGGGCCTTTCCAGTGTTCTCCAGCTAGCATGCTTCAAATAAGATTGCAAAGCTTATACAAAATGTCAGTCTATTGATTACATTCTGATTGACGTTTTGTTACCCAGCTCCCGTGGAAGGATGTACAGTGGTAGAGGAAGAAGCAGGAGTCCGGAAAACGACCGGTAGGTCCTTGATACTCTGGGATTATGGCAATGAAGccatttatctacttccccagagtcagatgaacacaAAGATACAAttcttatacactgctcaaaaaaataaagggaacacttaaacaacacaatgtaactccaagtcaatcacacttctgtgaaatcaaactgtccacttaggaagcaacactgattgacaataaattgcacatgctgttgtgcaaatggaatagacaacaggtggaaattataggcaattagcaagacacccccaataaagccaacgggtttctccacgcatcgcgccgacagaaacaaacatctttctggtaagaagagtggcgggggcgtatgcctcatgactaacgagacatggtgtgatgaaggaaacatacaggaactcaaatccttctgttcacctgatttagaattcctcacaatcaaatgtagaccgcattatcttccaagagaattctcctcgattataatcacagccgtatatatccccccccaagcagacacatcgatggctctgaacgaactttatttaactctttgcaaactggaaaccatttatccggaggctgcattcattgtagctggggattttaacaaagctaatctgaaaacaagactccctaaattttaccagcatatcgattgcgcaaccaggggtggtaaaaccttggatcattgttactctaacttccgcgacgcatataaggccctgccccgcccccctttcggaaaagctgaccacgactccattttgctgatccctgcctacaggcagaaactaaaacaagaggctcccacgctgaggtctgtccaacgctggtcagaccaagctgactccacactccaagactgcttccatcacgtggactgggacatgtttcgtattgcgtcagatggaaatattgacgaatacgctgattcggtgtgcgagttcattagaacgtgcgtcgaagatgtcgttcccatagcaacgataaaaacattcccaaaccagaaaccgtggattgatggcagcattcgcgtgaaactgaaagcgcgaaccactgcttttaatcagggcaaggtgtctggtaatatgtccgaatataaacaatgcagctattccctccgcaaggctattaaacaagctaagcgtcagtacagagacaaagtggaatctcaattcaatggctcagacacaagaggcatgtggcagggtctacagtccatcacggactacaagaagaaacccagcccagtcacggaccaggatgtcttgctcccaggcagactaaatcacttttttgcccgctttgaggacaatacagtgccactgacacggtctgcaacgaaaacatgcggtctctccttcactgcagccgaggtgagtaagacatttaaacgtgttaaccctcgcaaggctgcaggcccagacggcatccccagccgcgccctcagagcatgcgcagaccagctggccggtgtgtttacggacatattcaatcaa
It includes:
- the LOC115131360 gene encoding fatty acid-binding protein, liver-like — encoded protein: MAFNGQWKIHSQENHEEFLKAMAVPEMLIKMIKGVKPTTIIEQKGDDFTIRVETPLRTVTNSFTIGKEAEITAMDGRKFKCTARLEDGKLICDTEKFSHIREIQGENMVETITAASTTLTRISKRV
- the LOC115131361 gene encoding serine/arginine-rich splicing factor 10-like isoform X3, with the protein product MARYLRPPNTSLFIRNISDESRPEDLRREFGRYGPVVDVYIPLDFYSRRPRGFAYIQYPFPSKFEDVRDAEDALHNLDRKWVCGRQIEIQFAQGDRKTPNQMKGKEGGSSRSSSRHDDRDYDRDSRRRRSRSRSYQRRRSRSPSYDRRPRRSESPRDSRGRMYSGRGRSRSPENDRHRPHPRDHRRPPPGHSPHSQSRSPSHSRSRPRAQRESRGKSRSRSKSLSPRGGDFHPAPGGYEPQADASSRMHSPSRSHSCSLSRSRSRSRSWTGRKSGGH
- the LOC115131361 gene encoding serine/arginine-rich splicing factor 10-like isoform X1; protein product: MFKVTNLNSFFEDVRDAEDALHNLDRKWVCGRQIEIQFAQGDRKTPNQMKGKEGGSSRSSSRHDDRDYDRDSRRRRSRSRSYQRRRSRSPSYDRRPRRSESPRDSRGRMYSGRGRSRSPENDRHRPHPRDHRRPPPGHSPHSQSRSPSHSRSRPRAQRESRGKSRSRSKSLSPRGGDFHPAPGGYEPQADASSRMHSPSRSHSCSLSRSRSRSRSWTGRKSGGH
- the LOC115131361 gene encoding serine/arginine-rich splicing factor 10-like isoform X2, whose protein sequence is MFKLSKFEDVRDAEDALHNLDRKWVCGRQIEIQFAQGDRKTPNQMKGKEGGSSRSSSRHDDRDYDRDSRRRRSRSRSYQRRRSRSPSYDRRPRRSESPRDSRGRMYSGRGRSRSPENDRHRPHPRDHRRPPPGHSPHSQSRSPSHSRSRPRAQRESRGKSRSRSKSLSPRGGDFHPAPGGYEPQADASSRMHSPSRSHSCSLSRSRSRSRSWTGRKSGGH